The Benincasa hispida cultivar B227 chromosome 11, ASM972705v1, whole genome shotgun sequence genome has a segment encoding these proteins:
- the LOC120091682 gene encoding uncharacterized protein LOC120091682 produces the protein MEKKIVDYILVSSGVGVMVGYHIWLFYRIITHPNKTVIGINAINRRFWVRAMMEDASKNGVLAVQTLRNNIMASTLLASTAIMLCSLIAVLMTSGGHGESPLVVLGDTSQFSFSIKFFAILLCFLVAFLFNVQSIRYYSHASILINTPFKKIAIDDHHQRLTAEYVAATVNRGSYFWSLGLRAFYFSFPLFLWIFGPIPMFSSSFLLVFMLYFLDATFEFCWTEGNLDYLPQRDEEEEIGK, from the exons ATGGAAAAAAAGATAGTTGATTACATTTTGGTATCATCAGGAGTGGGAGTAATGGTGGGATATCATATATGGTTGTTTTATAGGATTATCACCCATCCTAATAAGACCGTCATCGGTATCAATGCTATCAATCGTCGCTTCTGGGTTCGTGCTATGATGGAG GATGCATCAAAGAACGGCGTCCTCGCTGTCCAAACGCTAAGGAACAACATAATGGCGTCTACTCTTTTGGCATCGACGGCGATAATGCTCTGTTCTTTAATCGCCGTCTTAATGACAAGCGGCGGCCATGGCGAATCTCCATTAGTAGTACTCGGTGATACAAGTCAGTTCAGTTTCTCAATCAAATTCTTCGCCATTTTGCTTTGCTTTCTCGTGGCGTTTTTGTTCAATGTTCAATCCATTAGGTATTATAGCCATGCCAGCATTCTCATCAATACACCTTTCAAGAAAATTGCAATCGACGATCACCATCAACGCCTCACAGCGGAATACGTGGCAGCGACGGTGAATAGAGGCAGCTATTTCTGGTCCTTGGGATTACGAGCCTTCTACTTCTCATTTCCTCTGTTTTTGTGGATCTTTGGACCTATTCCTATGTTTTCCTCTTCATTTCTGCTTGTTTTTATGCTGTATTTCCTTGATGCTACTTTTGAATTCTGCTGGACGGAGGGGAATTTGGATTACCTTCCTCAAAGAGACGAAGAAGAGGAGATTGGGAAATAG
- the LOC120089801 gene encoding protein STRUBBELIG-RECEPTOR FAMILY 2-like isoform X1, translating into MAHLRPLLYFSVLVFFAIMTSVVQCFTDPLDVIALLNLYSTLNYPPELIGWRTDGGDPCDGTWTGVFCVGSSVINLKLNRLNLSGNLGDQLYLLHNLKQLDASSNTILGEIPSGLPPNVTYMNLSHNVLSGPLGNAFSGLQNLVEMDLSYNDFTGDLSSSFASLTNLNRLFLQKNKFTGSVSCLSDLPLTDLNIQDNYFSGTIPEHFKTIPNLWIGGNRFDVSNSPPWDFSVETTPLTENNSSPPLTEPIIIKKCPYKKKVGKGEERLGPGGIAMVASGGGFAIIFAALFIAICKTQICAKQRSMKHVDVSLPVSKAEDGSPHILPLSSPVTDGGLNHACPTRHARTEGVYSRSFSKRSRFPEKTKTYTVAELESATNKYSEENLLGEGSLGSVYKAEFPDGQILAVKRVDMAALSFTEEQQFLDVVCTVSRLRHPNIVSLLGYSVENGQHLLAYEYVRNLSLDDALHSVAHNPVSWSVRIQIAHGVAKALDYLHNAFSPPFAHCNLKAANIMLDEEFMPKICDCGLSVLKPLVSNRVKIKAAQIAFADTGYFAPEYGQSGIDYTKNDVYAFGVLFLELITGKKPNDLRPGVKQSLSRWASFQLHDCGSLDEIIDPDIIGTLSSKVLSRCADIITLCIQPVMERRPPMFAIVGYLASIQRRVEMEKRAAAEGKVVDTFEKSFHTTNTGFISSPTYSCSSI; encoded by the exons ATGGCCCATCTCCGTCCCTTACTGTATTTCAGTGTCCTTGTCTTCTTCGCAATTATGACTTCAGTCGTTCAGTGCTTTACTGACCCGCTCGATG TTATAGCTCTTCTCAATCTATATAGTACCCTAAACTACCCACCTGAGCTTATAGGATGGAGAACAGATGGTGGGGATCCTTGTGATGGAACGTGGACTGGGGTGTTTTGTGTTGGTTCATCTGTAATAAACCT TAAGCTTAATAGACTAAACCTTTCTGGGAATCTTGGAGACCAGCTTTATCTTCTCCATAATTTGAAGCAACT GGATGCTAGTTCCAATACAATTCTGGGTGAAATTCCTTCTGGCTTACCTCCAAATGTCACATATAT GAACCTAAGCCATAATGTCCTATCTGGCCCCCTTGGGAATGCTTTTTCTGGCTTACAAAATCTTGTggagat GGATCTGTCATACAACGATTTCACTGGAGATTTATCAAGTTCATTTGCTTCTCTGACTAATCTCAATAGACT GTTCTTGCAGAAAAACAAATTCACAGGATCAGTTTCCTGCTTATCTGACCTTCCATTAACTGattt GAATATCCAAGACAATTACTTTAGTGGCACTATTCCAGAGCATTTTAAGACAATTCCAAATTTATG GATTGGGGGAAATAGGTTCGATGTAAGTAACTCTCCACCCTGGGATTTTTCTGTGGAAACAACACCTTTGACAGAAAACAATAGTAGCCCTCCATTAACAGAACCAATTATTATTAAGAAATGTCCCTATAAGAAAAAGGTTGGGAAAGGGGAGGAAAGATTGGGTCCTGGTGGAATAGCTATGGTGGCCAGTGGAGGTGGTTTTGCAATAATCTTTGCAGCTCTCTTTATTGCAATCTGCAAGACACAAATATGTGCAAAGCAAAGGAGCATGAAGCATGTCGACGTGTCTCTTCCAGTCAGCAAAGCTGAAG ATGGCAGCCCCCATATATTGCCTCTCAGTTCTCCAGTCACAGATGGCGGTCTGAATCATGCCTGTCCCACTCGTCATGCTAGAACTGAGGGGGTATATAGCAGAAGTTTCTCTAAGAGATCCAGGTTCccagaaaaaacaaaaacttacaCTGTGGCAGAGCTTGAATCCGCTACTAACAAGTACAGTGAAGAAAACCTTCTTGGAGAGGGATCTCTTGGGTCTGTCTATAAAGCTGAATTTCCTGATGGCCAA ATTTTGGCTGTGAAAAGGGTTGATATGGCGGCACTCTCTTTCACAGAAGAACAACAATTTTTGGATGTGGTCTGCACTGTTTCTCGTTTGAGGCACCCCAACATTGTTAGCCTTCTTGGATACAGTGTGGAGAATGGGCAACATTTACTAGCCTATGAGTATGTCAGGAATCTGTCTCTTGACGATGCTCTACACAGTGTAGCACACAACCCTGTATCGTGGAGTGTCCGGATCCAAATTGCTCATGGAGTTGCCAAGGCTTTGGA TTACTTGCATAATGCCTTTTCCCCCCCATTTGCTCACTGCAATTTGAAGGCCGCCAACATCATGCTTGATGAAGAATTCATGCCAAAGATTTGTGACTGTGGTTTGTCTGTTTTAAAGCCTCTTGTAAGCAATAGAGTTAAAATCAAG GCTGCTCAAATTGCTTTTGCCGACACTGGCTACTTCGCACCTGAATATGGGCAATCTGGGATTGATTATACCAAAAATGATGTGTATGCATTCGGAGTGTTGTTTCTGGAGCTTATTACCGGAAAGAAACCGAATGA TTTGAGACCAGGGGTCAAGCAATCTCTGTCGAGATGGGCTTCATTTCAGCTTCACGACTGTGGGAGTCTAGATGAGATTATTGATCCTGACATTATAGGAACATTATCctccaaggttctctctcgctGTGCTGATATTATCACCCTTTGCATACAG CCTGTAATGGAACGTCGGCCGCCTATGTTTGCTATTGTTGGATACCTGGCAAGTATCCAGAGAAGGGTCGAGATGGAAAAACGTGCTGCCGCAGAAGGTAAAGTAGTTGACACTTTCGAGAAATCATTCCATACAACTAACACAGGGTTCATAAGCTCCCCAACATATAGTTGCTCATCCATATGA
- the LOC120089801 gene encoding protein STRUBBELIG-RECEPTOR FAMILY 2-like isoform X2 codes for MAHLRPLLYFSVLVFFAIMTSVVQCFTDPLDVIALLNLYSTLNYPPELIGWRTDGGDPCDGTWTGVFCVGSSVINLKLNRLNLSGNLGDQLYLLHNLKQLDASSNTILGEIPSGLPPNVTYMNLSHNVLSGPLGNAFSGLQNLVEMDLSYNDFTGDLSSSFASLTNLNRLFLQKNKFTGSVSCLSDLPLTDLNIQDNYFSGTIPEHFKTIPNLWIGGNRFDVSNSPPWDFSVETTPLTENNSSPPLTEPIIIKKCPYKKKVGKGEERLGPGGIAMVASGGGFAIIFAALFIAICKTQICAKQRSMKHVDVSLPVSKAEDGSPHILPLSSPVTDGGLNHACPTRHARTEGVYSRSFSKRSRFPEKTKTYTVAELESATNKYSEENLLGEGSLGSVYKAEFPDGQILAVKRVDMAALSFTEEQQFLDVVCTVSRLRHPNIVSLLGYSVENGQHLLAYEYVRNLSLDDALHSVAHNPVSWSVRIQIAHGVAKALDYLHNAFSPPFAHCNLKAANIMLDEEFMPKICDCGLSVLKPLAAQIAFADTGYFAPEYGQSGIDYTKNDVYAFGVLFLELITGKKPNDLRPGVKQSLSRWASFQLHDCGSLDEIIDPDIIGTLSSKVLSRCADIITLCIQPVMERRPPMFAIVGYLASIQRRVEMEKRAAAEGKVVDTFEKSFHTTNTGFISSPTYSCSSI; via the exons ATGGCCCATCTCCGTCCCTTACTGTATTTCAGTGTCCTTGTCTTCTTCGCAATTATGACTTCAGTCGTTCAGTGCTTTACTGACCCGCTCGATG TTATAGCTCTTCTCAATCTATATAGTACCCTAAACTACCCACCTGAGCTTATAGGATGGAGAACAGATGGTGGGGATCCTTGTGATGGAACGTGGACTGGGGTGTTTTGTGTTGGTTCATCTGTAATAAACCT TAAGCTTAATAGACTAAACCTTTCTGGGAATCTTGGAGACCAGCTTTATCTTCTCCATAATTTGAAGCAACT GGATGCTAGTTCCAATACAATTCTGGGTGAAATTCCTTCTGGCTTACCTCCAAATGTCACATATAT GAACCTAAGCCATAATGTCCTATCTGGCCCCCTTGGGAATGCTTTTTCTGGCTTACAAAATCTTGTggagat GGATCTGTCATACAACGATTTCACTGGAGATTTATCAAGTTCATTTGCTTCTCTGACTAATCTCAATAGACT GTTCTTGCAGAAAAACAAATTCACAGGATCAGTTTCCTGCTTATCTGACCTTCCATTAACTGattt GAATATCCAAGACAATTACTTTAGTGGCACTATTCCAGAGCATTTTAAGACAATTCCAAATTTATG GATTGGGGGAAATAGGTTCGATGTAAGTAACTCTCCACCCTGGGATTTTTCTGTGGAAACAACACCTTTGACAGAAAACAATAGTAGCCCTCCATTAACAGAACCAATTATTATTAAGAAATGTCCCTATAAGAAAAAGGTTGGGAAAGGGGAGGAAAGATTGGGTCCTGGTGGAATAGCTATGGTGGCCAGTGGAGGTGGTTTTGCAATAATCTTTGCAGCTCTCTTTATTGCAATCTGCAAGACACAAATATGTGCAAAGCAAAGGAGCATGAAGCATGTCGACGTGTCTCTTCCAGTCAGCAAAGCTGAAG ATGGCAGCCCCCATATATTGCCTCTCAGTTCTCCAGTCACAGATGGCGGTCTGAATCATGCCTGTCCCACTCGTCATGCTAGAACTGAGGGGGTATATAGCAGAAGTTTCTCTAAGAGATCCAGGTTCccagaaaaaacaaaaacttacaCTGTGGCAGAGCTTGAATCCGCTACTAACAAGTACAGTGAAGAAAACCTTCTTGGAGAGGGATCTCTTGGGTCTGTCTATAAAGCTGAATTTCCTGATGGCCAA ATTTTGGCTGTGAAAAGGGTTGATATGGCGGCACTCTCTTTCACAGAAGAACAACAATTTTTGGATGTGGTCTGCACTGTTTCTCGTTTGAGGCACCCCAACATTGTTAGCCTTCTTGGATACAGTGTGGAGAATGGGCAACATTTACTAGCCTATGAGTATGTCAGGAATCTGTCTCTTGACGATGCTCTACACAGTGTAGCACACAACCCTGTATCGTGGAGTGTCCGGATCCAAATTGCTCATGGAGTTGCCAAGGCTTTGGA TTACTTGCATAATGCCTTTTCCCCCCCATTTGCTCACTGCAATTTGAAGGCCGCCAACATCATGCTTGATGAAGAATTCATGCCAAAGATTTGTGACTGTGGTTTGTCTGTTTTAAAGCCTCTT GCTGCTCAAATTGCTTTTGCCGACACTGGCTACTTCGCACCTGAATATGGGCAATCTGGGATTGATTATACCAAAAATGATGTGTATGCATTCGGAGTGTTGTTTCTGGAGCTTATTACCGGAAAGAAACCGAATGA TTTGAGACCAGGGGTCAAGCAATCTCTGTCGAGATGGGCTTCATTTCAGCTTCACGACTGTGGGAGTCTAGATGAGATTATTGATCCTGACATTATAGGAACATTATCctccaaggttctctctcgctGTGCTGATATTATCACCCTTTGCATACAG CCTGTAATGGAACGTCGGCCGCCTATGTTTGCTATTGTTGGATACCTGGCAAGTATCCAGAGAAGGGTCGAGATGGAAAAACGTGCTGCCGCAGAAGGTAAAGTAGTTGACACTTTCGAGAAATCATTCCATACAACTAACACAGGGTTCATAAGCTCCCCAACATATAGTTGCTCATCCATATGA